In Streptomyces sp. NBC_00306, a single genomic region encodes these proteins:
- a CDS encoding DeoR/GlpR family DNA-binding transcription regulator — MYAPERQQEILRLARDGGRVDVLSLAEEFQVTAETIRRDLKALDRAGLVRRVHGGAIPAGRLDFEPDLSERESTAADEKDRIAQAALAELPTDGSVILDAGSSVGRLAGVFPLECSLTVVTHALPVAARLADHPGIDLHLVGGRVRHRTRAAVDAWALRAYGEVRADVVFLGANGFSAEHGLTTPDLAEASVKRAMVSAARRVVLLADSAKHGEEHFARFGDLTDVDLLITDSGLAPKDAAAIEAAGTEVVRA; from the coding sequence ATGTACGCACCGGAGCGCCAGCAGGAGATCCTGCGTCTCGCCCGCGACGGCGGCCGAGTCGACGTGCTGTCTCTGGCCGAGGAGTTCCAGGTCACCGCCGAGACCATCCGGCGCGACCTCAAGGCCCTCGACCGCGCGGGGCTCGTGCGCCGTGTGCACGGCGGCGCCATCCCGGCCGGGCGGCTCGACTTCGAGCCCGATCTGTCCGAGCGCGAGTCGACGGCGGCCGACGAGAAGGACCGCATCGCACAGGCGGCCCTCGCCGAACTCCCCACCGACGGCAGCGTGATCCTCGACGCCGGCTCCTCCGTGGGACGGCTCGCGGGAGTCTTCCCGCTGGAGTGCTCCCTCACCGTCGTCACCCACGCCCTGCCGGTGGCCGCCCGGCTCGCGGACCATCCCGGGATCGACCTCCACCTGGTGGGCGGCAGGGTCCGGCACCGTACGCGCGCGGCGGTCGACGCCTGGGCGCTCCGGGCGTACGGAGAGGTCCGGGCCGATGTCGTCTTCCTCGGCGCCAACGGCTTCTCCGCGGAACACGGCCTCACCACCCCGGATCTCGCGGAGGCCTCCGTGAAGCGCGCGATGGTCTCCGCCGCCCGGCGTGTGGTGCTGCTCGCGGACTCGGCCAAGCACGGCGAGGAGCACTTCGCCCGCTTCGGGGACCTCACCGACGTCGACCTGCTCATCACCGACAGCGGGCTCGCCCCGAAGGACGCCGCGGCGATCGAGGCCGCGGGCACGGAAGT
- a CDS encoding MFS transporter produces the protein MSSQPAVPATASDRRRWIALAIVMTAAFMDLVDVTIVNIAIPSIERDLGASFGAIQWITAGYALAFAAGLITGGRLGDIYGRKRLFLIGITGFTLASALCGFAANEEMLVASRLLQGATAALMVPQVLAIIHATFPAHERGKVFGMFGAVIGLGAVSGPLLGALLTQWNLFGLEWRPIFLINLPVGIAGLILGRKYITESRAPKALRLDLIGVVLVTLGLLMLIYPLTRGRELGWPLWGHLCMAGSLLVFGAFVAYEKHKTRRDGSPLVELSLFRVKSFAAGIAVQLTFGIVCGVFFLVWTLYMQIGLGWSPLRAGLTGVPFSIAVSAAAGISVQKLVPRFGRKVLQAGAVTMAAGMLLYIWEAGRYGTAIHSWQMMLPLVVMGLGMGLIVAPLTDAVLSDVPHEHAGSASGLINTTMQMGNALGLGLVSVVFFGSIDDRIAPSAVGKAFGEAFQNSLWWAVGVLGLIFLVMFALPSRPKQHLEGAEAGGEAAPEREPVLTH, from the coding sequence ATGAGTTCACAGCCCGCCGTACCCGCTACGGCTTCGGACCGAAGGCGCTGGATCGCGCTCGCCATCGTCATGACCGCGGCCTTCATGGATCTGGTCGACGTCACGATCGTCAACATCGCGATCCCCAGCATCGAGCGCGACCTCGGAGCGTCGTTCGGCGCGATCCAGTGGATCACCGCCGGATACGCGCTCGCCTTCGCCGCCGGTCTGATCACGGGCGGCCGGCTCGGCGACATCTACGGCCGCAAGCGGCTCTTCCTCATCGGCATCACCGGCTTCACGCTCGCCTCCGCGCTGTGCGGGTTCGCGGCGAACGAGGAGATGCTGGTGGCCTCGCGCCTCCTCCAGGGCGCGACCGCGGCCCTGATGGTGCCGCAGGTCCTGGCGATCATCCACGCCACCTTCCCGGCGCACGAACGCGGCAAGGTCTTCGGGATGTTCGGCGCGGTCATCGGTCTCGGCGCGGTCTCCGGCCCGCTGCTCGGCGCACTTTTGACCCAGTGGAACCTGTTCGGCCTCGAATGGCGGCCGATCTTCCTGATCAACCTGCCTGTCGGCATTGCCGGTCTCATCCTCGGCCGCAAGTACATCACCGAGTCCCGTGCCCCGAAGGCGCTGCGGCTCGACCTGATCGGTGTCGTGCTCGTGACGCTCGGCCTGCTGATGCTGATCTACCCGCTGACCCGCGGCCGTGAGCTGGGCTGGCCGCTGTGGGGTCATCTGTGCATGGCCGGCAGCCTGTTGGTGTTCGGCGCGTTCGTGGCGTACGAGAAGCACAAGACGCGCAGGGACGGTTCGCCGCTGGTCGAGCTGTCGCTGTTCAGGGTGAAGAGTTTCGCGGCCGGCATCGCCGTGCAGCTCACGTTCGGCATCGTCTGCGGAGTCTTCTTCCTGGTCTGGACGCTCTACATGCAGATCGGCCTGGGCTGGAGCCCGCTGCGGGCGGGTCTGACCGGTGTTCCGTTCTCGATCGCGGTGTCGGCGGCGGCCGGAATCTCGGTGCAGAAACTGGTGCCGCGCTTCGGACGCAAGGTGCTCCAGGCGGGCGCGGTCACGATGGCCGCGGGAATGCTGCTCTACATCTGGGAGGCCGGGCGGTACGGCACGGCGATCCACTCCTGGCAGATGATGCTGCCGCTCGTCGTGATGGGGCTCGGCATGGGCCTGATCGTGGCCCCGCTGACGGACGCGGTGCTCTCCGACGTGCCGCACGAGCACGCCGGTTCGGCGTCCGGGCTGATCAATACGACGATGCAGATGGGCAACGCGCTGGGGCTCGGACTGGTCTCGGTGGTCTTCTTCGGCTCGATCGACGACAGGATCGCGCCGAGCGCGGTGGGCAAGGCGTTCGGCGAGGCGTTCCAGAACTCGCTGTGGTGGGCGGTCGGCGTACTGGGTCTGATCTTCCTGGTGATGTTCGCACTGCCCTCGCGGCCGAAGCAGCATCTGGAGGGCGCGGAAGCGGGCGGCGAGGCGGCGCCGGAGCGGGAGCCCGTACTGACGCACTGA
- a CDS encoding helix-turn-helix transcriptional regulator, translating into MTDTPARLLNLLSLLQTPREWPGSELAERLAVSPRTIRRDIDRLRDLGYPVEATMGAVGGYRLVAGAAMPPLLLDDEEAVAIAVGLRAGAGHAIEGIEEASVRALAKLEQVLPSRLRHRVTTLQAATVPLTRGDGATIDPQTLTVIAGAASGRERLRFGYRAGDGTETKRLVEPYRLVSTGRRWYLVAYDGGREDWRTFRVDRISEPFATGARFEPRELPTGSAEALLGATMSRQPELEVDVSFDAPAEFVVARLPESFGSPVPTPGGGCRLRTRSVDSVEWLALRLALVDCEFRVRGPGVLVEYVTDLGRRLVRASG; encoded by the coding sequence ATGACGGACACTCCGGCACGACTGCTGAATCTGCTCTCCCTCCTCCAGACTCCGCGCGAGTGGCCGGGCAGCGAGCTCGCCGAGCGCCTCGCCGTGAGCCCGCGGACGATCCGGCGGGACATCGACCGGCTCCGGGATCTGGGATATCCGGTCGAGGCGACGATGGGCGCGGTCGGGGGCTACCGGCTGGTGGCGGGCGCCGCGATGCCGCCGTTGCTCCTCGACGACGAGGAGGCGGTCGCCATCGCGGTGGGGCTGCGGGCCGGTGCGGGCCATGCGATCGAAGGTATCGAGGAGGCGTCCGTACGGGCGCTGGCCAAACTGGAACAGGTGCTGCCGTCGCGGCTGCGGCACCGCGTCACGACGCTCCAGGCCGCGACGGTTCCGCTGACGCGGGGTGACGGCGCGACGATCGACCCGCAGACGCTGACGGTGATCGCGGGGGCGGCGAGCGGGCGGGAGCGGCTGCGGTTCGGTTACCGGGCGGGCGACGGCACGGAGACGAAGCGCCTGGTGGAGCCGTACCGGCTGGTCTCGACGGGGCGCCGGTGGTACCTGGTGGCGTACGACGGGGGGCGGGAGGACTGGCGGACATTCCGGGTCGACCGGATCTCGGAGCCGTTCGCGACGGGGGCGAGGTTCGAGCCGAGGGAACTGCCGACGGGGAGCGCGGAGGCGCTGCTGGGAGCCACGATGTCGCGGCAGCCGGAGCTGGAGGTGGACGTGAGCTTCGATGCGCCGGCGGAGTTCGTGGTGGCGAGGCTGCCGGAGTCGTTCGGCTCGCCGGTACCGACGCCGGGGGGCGGGTGCCGGCTGCGGACGCGCTCGGTGGACTCGGTGGAGTGGCTGGCGCTGCGACTGGCGCTGGTGGACTGCGAGTTCAGGGTGCGTGGGCCGGGGGTGCTGGTGGAGTACGTGACGGATCTGGGGAGGCGGTTGGTGAGGGCGTCGGGGTGA